One Planctomycetota bacterium genomic window carries:
- the hflX gene encoding GTPase HflX, whose amino-acid sequence MSDLKRTELKVGDERAVLVQVTLPDSTADPRDPMGEISSLAKTAGAVEAARVTQNRDTPHPGLYVGTGKAKEIARAAKKHKANLVIFDNDLSPAQIGGLETLINRELKSPRLKGVKIIDRSELILDIFAARATTHEAKLQVELAQMEYTYPRLTRMWGHLERIAAGGAIGIGTRGPGEQQLEIDRRLVRKRIGDLKAKIAKVQARKSREVEKRNNVHFTVCVVGYTNAGKSTLFNTVTDASTYADDKLFATLDTKTRAWHITRNDQVLLSDTVGFVRDLPHDLVASFKATLEEAVHADLLLHVIDVGHPHAETHYESVLQVLEEIGADDKPQLLLLNKVDTTEGEQQMPYWRALHPEALPISAKTGTGIEAVRHAVEEAVRGEQADVTLLVDATNGELLAFLEANSQVHHREVVDDEKIRVNTIMGKRLLTSLRRNEDAEIINVQDALVGA is encoded by the coding sequence GTGAGTGATCTGAAGCGAACGGAACTGAAAGTCGGCGACGAGCGGGCGGTGTTGGTGCAGGTGACGCTGCCGGATTCGACGGCCGACCCGCGCGACCCGATGGGCGAAATTTCCTCGCTGGCCAAGACCGCCGGCGCGGTCGAGGCCGCGCGCGTCACCCAGAACCGCGACACCCCGCACCCCGGCCTCTACGTCGGCACCGGCAAGGCCAAGGAGATCGCCCGCGCTGCCAAGAAGCACAAGGCCAACCTCGTCATCTTCGACAACGACCTGTCCCCCGCGCAGATCGGCGGCCTCGAAACGCTTATCAACCGCGAGCTCAAATCGCCGCGCTTGAAGGGCGTGAAGATCATCGACCGCTCCGAGCTGATCCTCGACATCTTCGCCGCCCGCGCCACCACGCACGAGGCCAAGCTGCAAGTCGAGCTCGCGCAAATGGAATATACCTACCCCCGGCTCACCCGCATGTGGGGCCACCTCGAACGCATCGCCGCCGGCGGTGCGATTGGCATCGGCACGCGCGGCCCCGGCGAACAACAGCTCGAAATCGACCGCCGACTCGTCCGCAAACGCATCGGCGACCTCAAGGCGAAGATCGCCAAAGTCCAAGCCCGAAAGTCCCGCGAAGTCGAGAAGCGCAACAACGTTCACTTCACCGTCTGTGTCGTCGGCTACACCAACGCCGGAAAGAGCACGCTGTTCAACACCGTCACCGACGCCAGCACCTACGCGGACGACAAGCTGTTTGCCACGCTCGACACCAAGACCCGCGCCTGGCACATCACGCGCAATGACCAGGTGCTGCTGAGCGACACCGTCGGCTTCGTCCGCGACCTGCCGCACGATCTGGTCGCGTCGTTCAAGGCGACGCTCGAGGAAGCCGTGCATGCGGACTTGCTGTTGCACGTCATCGACGTCGGCCACCCGCATGCCGAGACGCACTACGAATCGGTGTTGCAGGTGCTCGAAGAGATCGGTGCCGACGACAAGCCGCAGTTGCTTTTGCTCAACAAGGTCGACACGACCGAGGGTGAACAGCAGATGCCGTACTGGCGTGCGCTGCACCCCGAGGCGTTGCCGATCAGTGCCAAGACCGGCACCGGCATCGAGGCCGTCCGCCACGCCGTCGAAGAAGCCGTCCGCGGCGAGCAGGCCGACGTGACGCTTTTGGTCGACGCCACCAACGGCGAACTGCTGGCCTTCCTCGAAGCCAACAGCCAGGTCCACCACCGCGAAGTCGTCGACGACGAAAAGATCCGCGTCAACACGATCATGGGCAAACGGCTGCTGACGAGCCTGCGGCGTAACGAAGACGCGGAGATCATCAACGTGCAAGACGCGCTTGTGGGGGCGTGA
- a CDS encoding CHAD domain-containing protein, translating into MRPTGKEATKVNKRYTAGVLAYLDEQMETLRDQMPAAIDKENEKAVHRSRVATRRLKSGLGMLEPLLPDAKAKKLLVTGKKLRRRLGPVRDLDVMIGHLGDLPAAQRRRFAPSITFLREKLEAQRPKVRKGLHKGPDPDALLETFGGWWVVRQQVLGLADAVWATLSSNVHDQLHEFARQADECAGVTEPNPDGPKLDVHELRIAGKALRYTLEIADSAGVHLPKTVARQFKAMQDDLGLWHDFVILADRAVREAIDAELVLHESELARNILDMGKALLTLSERHLEKFRKHWRDNGKTLVETVHAAFPVTAEAEGPAEAAQPDTETTVEQDPAPELEFIRSDRPTAADETTVPASS; encoded by the coding sequence ATGCGACCCACTGGTAAGGAAGCCACCAAAGTCAACAAACGATATACCGCCGGGGTGCTGGCGTATCTCGACGAGCAGATGGAGACGCTGCGCGACCAGATGCCCGCGGCGATCGACAAGGAGAACGAGAAAGCCGTCCACCGCAGCCGAGTGGCGACGCGTCGGCTCAAGAGCGGCCTGGGCATGCTCGAACCGCTGCTGCCCGATGCCAAGGCGAAGAAGCTGCTGGTCACCGGCAAGAAGCTCCGCCGTCGGCTCGGCCCGGTCCGCGACCTCGACGTGATGATCGGCCACCTCGGCGACCTGCCCGCGGCCCAGCGCCGCCGCTTCGCCCCGTCGATCACGTTCCTCCGCGAGAAGCTCGAAGCCCAACGCCCGAAGGTTCGCAAGGGCCTGCATAAAGGCCCCGACCCCGACGCACTGCTCGAAACCTTCGGCGGCTGGTGGGTCGTGCGGCAACAGGTGCTCGGCCTGGCCGACGCGGTGTGGGCGACGCTTTCGAGCAACGTCCATGACCAGCTGCACGAGTTCGCGCGTCAGGCCGATGAGTGCGCGGGGGTGACCGAGCCGAATCCCGATGGGCCGAAGCTCGACGTCCACGAGCTGCGCATCGCCGGCAAGGCGCTGCGTTACACGCTGGAGATCGCCGACTCCGCCGGCGTGCATCTGCCCAAGACCGTCGCCCGGCAGTTCAAAGCGATGCAGGACGACCTCGGGCTTTGGCACGACTTCGTCATCCTCGCCGACCGTGCGGTGCGCGAGGCGATCGACGCGGAACTCGTGCTGCATGAGTCGGAGCTGGCCCGCAACATCCTCGACATGGGCAAGGCCCTGCTCACACTCAGCGAGCGCCACCTGGAGAAGTTCCGCAAGCACTGGCGCGACAACGGCAAGACGCTGGTCGAGACCGTGCATGCCGCGTTCCCCGTCACCGCGGAAGCCGAGGGGCCGGCCGAAGCCGCTCAACCCGATACCGAAACCACCGTCGAGCAAGACCCGGCCCCCGAGTTGGAGTTCATCCGCAGCGACCGCCCCACTGCCGCCGACGAAACAACCGTGCCGGCGTCGTCGTAG
- a CDS encoding histone deacetylase codes for MRAFSSVHYYTPLPAGHVFPMQKFPQSAAWLVADGTIARAEDPGMIARTDLLRVHTAEYVDAIRDATLDEQTARKLGLPTGNGLSLRSHAAAAGTLAAAQAALTNGIAANLAGGTHHAFADRGEGFCVFNDVAIAIRALRNDEPWLRVIVVDLDAHQGNGTNALFAEDPATFTFNMHVGRNYPSTKVPGDIDIGLPRFVDGPRYLSELRTALPEAIRRADADLAFYVSGADPHEEDRFGQMRLTTAEMAERDRHTIGTLRDAGLPVCVLYGGGYSRVPGMTAALHCQTVRIAAIIG; via the coding sequence ATGCGTGCGTTTTCCAGCGTTCACTACTACACCCCCCTGCCGGCCGGGCATGTGTTCCCGATGCAAAAGTTCCCGCAGTCGGCGGCCTGGCTGGTCGCTGACGGCACGATCGCACGAGCCGAAGACCCCGGGATGATCGCGCGGACCGACCTGCTGCGTGTGCACACAGCCGAGTACGTCGACGCGATCCGTGATGCGACGCTCGATGAACAGACTGCACGCAAGCTCGGACTGCCGACAGGCAACGGACTTTCGCTACGCAGCCACGCGGCGGCAGCCGGGACACTCGCCGCGGCGCAGGCCGCGCTCACCAACGGCATCGCCGCCAACCTCGCCGGCGGCACGCATCACGCCTTCGCCGACCGCGGCGAGGGCTTCTGCGTCTTCAACGACGTCGCCATCGCCATCCGCGCCCTGCGCAACGACGAGCCCTGGCTGCGCGTCATCGTCGTCGACCTCGACGCCCACCAGGGCAACGGCACCAACGCGCTCTTCGCCGAAGACCCCGCGACGTTCACGTTCAACATGCACGTCGGCCGCAACTACCCGTCGACGAAAGTTCCCGGCGACATCGACATCGGCCTGCCACGCTTCGTCGACGGCCCGCGCTACCTCAGCGAACTCCGCACCGCCCTGCCCGAAGCCATCCGCCGCGCCGATGCCGACCTGGCGTTTTACGTCAGCGGCGCCGACCCGCACGAGGAAGACCGCTTCGGCCAGATGCGCTTGACCACGGCCGAGATGGCCGAACGCGACCGCCACACCATCGGCACCCTCCGCGACGCCGGCCTGCCCGTCTGCGTGTTGTACGGCGGCGGCTACTCCCGCGTCCCGGGGATGACCGCGGCGCTGCACTGCCAGACGGTGCGAATTGCCGCGATCATCGGGTAG